CCACGCAAACCCGTGATCGCCGCCGTCGAGGGCCACTGTGTGGCCGGCGGCACCGAGATCCTGCAGGGGACCGACATCCGGGTCGCGGGGGAGTCCGCCACGTTCGGGCTCTTCGAGGTGCGGCGCGGGCTGTTTCCGATCGGAGGTTCGACGGTCCGGCTCCAGCGGCAGATTCCGCGTACGCACGCGCTGGAGATGCTGCTGACCGGGCGGCCGTACTCGGCCCGCGAGGCCGCCGGTATCGGGCTGATCGGGCACGTCGTGCCGGACGGGACCGCGCTGGAGAAGGCCCTGGCCATCGCCGAGCAGGTCAACGCCTGCGGGCCGCTCGCCGTCGAGGCGGTGAAGGCATCGGTGTACGAGACGGCGGAGCTCAGTGAGTCCGAAGGGCTGGCCGCCGAGCTGAAGCGGGGGTGGCCGGTGTTCGACACCGCCGATGCGAAGGAAGGGGCTCGGGCTTTTGCCGAGCGGCGGCCCGCGGTGTATCGGCGGGAGTGAGCCCCGCTGCGCCTTGCCGAGCCTCGCCGTCAGGTCCCTTCGCGGGAGGCCGGTTCATCGGTGCGGGTCCGTCGTGGCTGGTCGCGCAGTTCCCCGCGCCCCTGACGGGGCGCTGCCCGTGACGGGGCCTTGCCCCTGACGGGGGCGATAGCCCCCTGTGTGAGGAGATTCCGTGCCTGAAGTTCTCAAAGCTCCCCTCGTCGTCGAGTTTCCCTTCACCCGGTCCCTCGGGCCGGTCCAGAGCGCGTTCCTCACCGGCTTGCGTGAGCGCGTCGTGTTCGGGGTGCGGACCGGGGACGGCCGGGTGCTCGTCCCGCCCGTCGAGTACGACCCCGTCACCTCCGAGGAGTTGAGCGAGCTCGTCGAGGTCGCGGCCACCGGGACCGTCACCACCTGGGCCTGGAACCACGAACCCCGCCGGGGACAGCCGCTCGACCGGCCGTTCGCCTGGGTGCTGGTCCGGCTCGACGGAGCCGACACCGCCCTGCTGCACGCGCTCGACGCCCCCGGCGGCCCCGACTCCGTGCACACCGGTATGCGTGTCCGGGTCCGCTGGGCCGCGGAACGCTCCGGTGGTATCACGGACCTCGCCTGCTTCGAGCCCCACGACGACGGCATCTCCGAACTCACGGGCAGCGACGGGCGGTTCGAGGACCTGGTGACCGGCATCGTCGTCCCCGCCCGGCTCGACTACACCTACTCGCCGGGGCGTGCGCAGACCGCCTACATCCAGGCGCTCGCCGAGCGGCGGGTCGTCGGGGAGCGCTGTCCGTCGTGCCGCAAGGTCTACGTCCCGCCGAGAGGTGCGTGCCCCACCTGTGGCGTGGCCACATCGGAACGGGTCGAGGTGGGTCCGCGCGGCACGGTGACGACCTACTGCATCGTCAACATCAAGGCGAAGAACCTCGACATCGAAGTGCCCTACGTCTACGCGCACATCGCCCTCGACGGCGCCGACCTCGCCCTGCACGGCCGGATCGGCGGCATCCCCTACGACCAGGTGCGCATGGGGCTGCGGGTCGAGCCGGTGTGGGCGGACGGGGGCGGCCACCCCGACCACTACCGGCCCACCGGCGAACCCGACGCGGACTACGAGACGTACAAGGAGCTGGTGTAGATGACTGCGTCGAGGCCCGAATCCAGGCCCGAATCCAGGCCTGCACCGAGGCCCGTGCAGAGGCCGGCCCCGAGGTCCGCGCCCGGCCCGCTCAGGGACATCGCGGTCGTCGCCTTCGCGCAGACCGACCACCGGCGCACCAGCGACGAGCTCTCCGAGGTGGAGATGCTCATGCCGGTCCTGCACCAGGTGCTCGCGCAGACCGGGCTGAAGACCAGCGACATCGGCTTCACCTGCTCCGGCTCCACGGACTATCTCGCGGGCCGCGCGTTCTCCTTCACCATGGCCCTCGACGGTGTGGGAGCCTGGCCGCCGATCTCCGAGTCGCACGTGGAGATGGACGGCGCGTGGGCGCTGTACGAGGCCTGGACGAAGCTCCTCACCGGCGACGCGGACACCGCGCTGGTGTACGCGTACGGCAAGTCGTCGCCCGGCTCCATACGCGATGTGCTGACCCGGCAGCTCGACCCGTACTACGTGGCCCCCCTGTGGCCCGACTCCGTCGCCCTGGCCGCACTCCAGGCGCAGGCACTCATCGACGCGGGCGACACGGACGAGCCGGCGCTCGCCGCCGTCGCCACCCGCAGCCGGACCGCCGCCACCGACAACTCCCATGCCCAGCTGCGCGGTTCGGTGCCACGGGGCGAGTACGCCGTACGCCCCCTGCGCACCGGAGACTGCCCGCCCATCGGCGACGGGGCCGCCGCGGTGATCCTCGCCGCGGGGGAACGGGCTCGTGAACTGTGCGAGCGGCCCGCCTGGATACGGGGCATCGACCACCGCATCGAGGCGCACGGCCTGGGGGTACGGGATCTGACCGACTCGCCGTCCACGCGGCTGGCGGCGGAACGGGCCGGGCTCTTCGAACGACCCGTCGACACCGCCGAGTTGCATGCTCCGTTCAGCTCCCAGGAAGTGGTGCTGCGCAAAGCCCTGCGGCTCGGTGACGGTGTCGACGTCAATCCGTCCGGGGGAGCGCTCGCCGCGAATCCCGTCATGGCCGCGGGCCTCATCCGGATCGGCGAGGCGGCGGACCGGATCCGGCGCGGTCACTCCGACCGGGCGCTGGCCCACGCCACGTCGGGGCCCTGCCTCCAGCAGAACCTGGTCGCCGTACTGGAAGGAGACCCGCGATGAGCCCCGCAACGACCCCCGGCACGACCCCCGTGAGGAGTCCTGCGACGCGCCCCGCGACCGTACCCGCGCCCGGACCTGCGACGGGACCAGCGACGGGACCCGCGACGGCCAAGGAGCCCGTGGCCGTCGTCGGGATCGGCCAGACCAAGCACGTCGCCGCCCGACGGGACGTGTCGATCGCGGGGCTCGTCCGAGAGGCGGCGCAACGCGCGCTCGCCGACGCGGAGTTGACCTGGGCCGACATCGACGCCGTCGTCATCGGCAAGGCGCCCGACTTCTTCGAGGGCGTCATGATGCCCGAGCTCTACCTCGCCGACGCCCTCGGCGCGGTCGGCAAACCGATGCTGCGCGTGCACACCGCGGGCTCCGTCGGCGGCTCCACCGCGCTCGTCGCCACCAACCTCGTCGCGGGCCGCGTGCACGGCACCGTACTGACCCTCGCCTACGAGAAGCAGTCCGAGTCGAACGCCATGTGGGGCCTGTCCCTGCCGATCCCCTTCCAGCAGCCCCTGCTCGCCGGAGCGGGCGGCTTCTTCGCCCCGCACGTGCGCGCCTACATGCGACGCACCGGCGCCCCCGACACGGTCGGCTCCCTGGTCGCGTACAAGGACCGCCGCAACGCGCTCAAGAATCCGTACGCGCATCTGCACGAGCACGACATCACGCTGGAGAAGGTCCAGGCCTCGCCGATGCTCTGGGACCCGATCCGCTACTCGGAGACCTGCCCGTCCTCCGACGGCGCCTGCGCGATGGTCCTCACCGACCGGGCGGGGGCGGCCCGGTCGCCGCGGCCGGCCGCCTGGATGCACGGCGGCGCGATGCGCAGCGAACCGACTCTCTTCGCGGGCAAGGACTTCGTCTCCCCGCAGGCCGGCAAGGACTGCGCGGCCGACGTGTACCGGCAGGCGGGCATCGCGGACCCCCGCCGGGACATCGACGCGGTCGAGATGTACGTCCCGTTCTCCTGGTACGAGCCCATGTGGCTGGAGAACCTGGGCTTCGCCGACGAGGGCGAGGGCTGGAAACTCACCGAGTCCGGGGTCACGGAACTGGACGGCGACCTTCCGGTGAACATGTCGGGCGGGGTGCTCTCCACCAATCCCATCGGGGCGTCCGGGATGATCCGGTTCGCCGAAGCCGCGCTCCAGGTGCGGGGACAGGCCGGAGAACACCAGGTGGAGGGCGCCCGCCGGGTCCTCGGGCACGCCTACGGCGGCGGCTCCCAGTTCTTCTCGATGTGGCTGGTCGGAGCCGAGCCGCCCACCTCCTGAACTGTCCCTCTTACGTGGCCTGTGCGCGGCAGGTGCCGAAAGCTAGGCTGGCCGCGGACGACGAACCGGGAGGAGCACGGACGTGGCCGAAAGCACCATCCAGCAGCACCCGCTCGCGGGCTGGGACAAGCCGGAGCTTGACCTCAGCAGCGCCGACTGGCATTCGAGCAGCCGTGGGCAGGGGGATGTCCAGATCGCCTTTGTCGAGGGTTTCATCGCGATGCGCAACAGTGGCCGCCCGGAAAGCCCGTCCTTGATCTTCACGCCCGCGGAGTGGGGCGCGTTCGTGTCGGGGGCGCGGGAGGGGGAGTTCGACCTCACCTGAGATCCGACCCCGGTCGCCTTCGCGGTTGCGGTCGCGGTCGCCTTCGTGTTCGCCGAGGCCGCACGCTGTGCGCCCCGGCGGGCCGGGCTGCTCCCCTTGCGGGATGCCGTCGAATTGGCTGACCGCGCGAGCCGCTCTGCTCCCGGCGTCCCGGCGACGAGGGAGTAACCCTCGCACTCGAACAGGAGGACGCCGCTCGCTGCTCGCCGCTCGCTGTCGGGCGCACGGCCGCCGTCGCCCCGGCCCTCGCCGAAGAGGGCCTGAGCTGCGACGTCGTCGCGGGCTTCCGCCCCGCGCACCTCTTCGTCCCGCACGGGCGGGCCGCCGGAGCCGTGGCCCTGCTGGAACAACCGGCCGACCGCTCCGGTCGGTAACGGCCGGACGGGCCCGCGGCCCTCGCCCCCGGCGTACGCTGAGGTGCCTGTAAGCCACGGTGCGCACCGTCTCCCCGCGTCGGCCGCACCACCGTGGCAGGGGGTGCGTCATGGGGCGGCAGGGCATGCGGAGCAGCAGAACGCTCTTCGAACGCGAGATGGAACTCGCGGCCGTGGACGAGGCGTTGGCCGAGCTGACCGGGCTGCGCACGGCTTCCGCTTCCGAACTCGGCGCGGACCCGCTCGGGCTCCGCACGATCGCCACCGAAGTCCCCACGGCCACCCCCGGCCCGGATCAGTCGCACCACACGGCCCCCGAGCCGCACCGAGAAGACACCGAACAGCGACCCTCGAAGCCGCACCGGAAGACCGTCCGCCCGCATTGGAAGCCCACACGGCAACGGGCCGCCACTTCTCGCGAGGCCGCCACCACCGGCGGGGAGGCCGCTCCGGGCGCAGACGGGACCCGTCATGAGGGTGCCACTGTCCGGGCCCGGGGTGGGATGCTTGCCTTCGCCGGGCGGGCCGGGATCGGCAAGACGCGGCTGCTCGCCGAAGTGCGCAGGCGCGCCGAGGCGAAGGGCTGCACGGTCCTGTCCGCACGCGGCGGCGAACAGGAACAGCGCGTCGCGTTCCACGTCGCACGCCAACTCCTCCAACCCCACCTGGCAGGCGTCCCCGAGCCCGAACTCCGTACCTCCCTGGGCAGTTGGTACGCCATCGTCGGGCCCGCGCTCGGCCTGTGCGCCGCCACCGACGGCCCGCCACCCGACCAGCAGGGTTTGCGCGACGGACTCGACTGGGTCCTCACCCACCTCGCCGTGCGCCGCGCCCCGATGGTCCTCGTCCTCGACGACGCCCACTGGGCCGACCCCGAGTCGCTGCGGTGGCTCGCCGCGTTCGCGCCCCGCGCCGAACAACTGCCCCTGCTCCTCGTCGTCGCCTACCGGCCCGACGAACTCCCGGACCACGCCGAGGCGTTCAGAGGCCTGCCCGGCCGCGCGGGCGGACGCCCCCTCGATCTGGAACCGCTGAGCGCCGACGGCGTCGCCCGCCTGGTGCGCGAGGCGCTCGGCACCCGGGCCGACGACGCGTTCTGCCGCGAGTGCTGGGCCGTCACCGCGGGCAACCCGTTCGAGACCGTCGAGCTCACCGCGAAGGTACGCGACCGCGGCCTGGCCCCGACCGAACCGGGCGCGCACCTGCTGCGCGACCTGGCCGCCGCCGTCAAGGGCAGCGGACTCGTCGCCCGCCTCGAACGCCTCGGCACCTCCACCGTCCGCTTCGCCTGGGCGTGCGCCCTCCTCGGCACCGAGATCTCCCCGACGCTCGCCGCGGCCGTCGCGGGCCTCGGCTCCGAGGAGGCGGCCGACGCGGCGGACACCCTGCGCGACGCCCGTATCCTCACCGGCGCCGCGACCGGCGAGGGCGCACTCGAATTCGTCCACCCGCTCATCGCCACCGCCGTCTACCGGGCCATCCCCGGCAGCTTCCGCGTCGCGCTGCACGGACAGGCCGCCTGGTGCGTCATCGACGCGGGGCTCGGTCCGTCCGCCGCCGCCCGGCACCTCATGGAGACCCACCCCGACGGCGACACCTGGGTCGTCCGGCAACTGCGGGCCGCCGCCCGCGAGACCCTGCGCGCCGGAGCCCCCGACGCCGCGCGCCGCCACCTGGCCCGCGCCCTGCGCGAACCCCCGCCCCTCGCGGAACGCGCCGCCGTCCTCTACGAACTCGGCTGCGCCTCCCTGCTCACCGAGCCCGCGACCACCGTCAACCATCTGCGGGCCGCCCTCCAGGAGCCGATCGACGACCCCGGGCTGCGCCACAACATCGTCTACCGGCTCTCCCAGGTCCTCGCCCACAGCGACCGGCTCGGCGAGGCCTCCGACACCCTCGCCCGCGAGATCAGGGTGACCGGCGACGTACGCGTACGGCTGCGGATGCAGTCGGAACAGTTCATGTGGGACGCCTTCCGCGCCGACGAACCCGAGTCGCCGGCCCGCTCCCGCCGGCTGGCCAGGCTCGCCGACCGGCTCACCGGCCGCGACCTCACCGAGCGCTATGTGATCGGCCTGCGCGCCTGGGACGCCACCCTGCGCGGCGAACCCGCGCACATCGCCGTCCACCACGCGGAGCGTGCCCTGGCCGGCGGCTTCGGCTGGGCCGAGGCCGACCGCGGCTTCGAGGTGCCCGTCCTCGTCGCGCTCGCCTTCATGTACGCCGACCGGCCGGGGCGCACCGAGGAACTGTTCGCCGCCGGGATCGCCGACTTCGAACGGCAGGGCTGGCACGGCGCCCACCTCTCCTTCGGCTACACGCTCCTCGCGTACGTACGTTTCCGCCGCGGCCGGCTCGCCGAGGCCGAGGACTTCGTCCGCGCGGGGCTCGGGCTGGCCGAACGGGTCGGCCCCGGCACCCCCGCCCACTGGTACGCGGTCGGCATCCTCGTCGAGGTCCTGCTCGCCCGCGGCCGGCTCACCGAGGCCACGCAGCTCGCCGAGGGCCACGCCTTCCGGGAACCGTTCCCCGCCGCCGTCGTCTTCCCGGACGCGCAGACCGTGTACGGCGAGCTGCTGCTGGCCAGAGGCCTCGCCAAGGACGCCGCCGCCGAACTCGCCGCGGCGGGGCGACGCCTCGACCCGCGCGGCATGCGCAACCCGGCCTGGTGTCCGTGGCAGCTGCACCTGGCCCGCGCCGAGAGCCACGACGCTCCGGAGCGGGCGGTGGCCACGGCGGCCGAAGCGGTGCGGCGGGCCCGGCAGTACGGGGCGCCGTCGGCGGTCGGCCAGGCGCTGCGCGCGGCGGCCGACGTCTCCTCGGGGCTGGCCCGCGTCAACCTCCTCGAAGAGTCCGTCGGACATCTGGAGCGCTCCCCGGCCGCGTACGAACTGGCCTGCGCGCTCGTCGCCCTCGGCGCGGAGCTGCGCCGCGGCAGCCGTCCCGGGGAGGCCGCCGAGCACCTCTACCGAGGGCTGGACACGGCCGTGCAGTGCGGTGCCGACGGGCTGGTCGAGGAGGCGCGCGACGAACTGGCGGCAGCCGGGCTGCGGCCCCACCGCCTGCACAGCGCCGAGACGGACGCCCTCACCGCCCGGGAGTGCGCGGTGGCGGAACTGACCACGCGGGGACTCACCACGGCGGCCATCGCGGAACGGCTCCACACGCAGGAGACCGCGGTGGTGCGGCTG
This region of Streptomyces ortus genomic DNA includes:
- a CDS encoding crotonase/enoyl-CoA hydratase family protein, with product MGGTEHLTVQREGATLVLTLNRPEAKNALSLPMLVGLYDGWVEADEDDAVRSIVLTGAGGAFCAGMDLKALAGKGMEGQRHRERLTADPDLHWKAMLRHHRPRKPVIAAVEGHCVAGGTEILQGTDIRVAGESATFGLFEVRRGLFPIGGSTVRLQRQIPRTHALEMLLTGRPYSAREAAGIGLIGHVVPDGTALEKALAIAEQVNACGPLAVEAVKASVYETAELSESEGLAAELKRGWPVFDTADAKEGARAFAERRPAVYRRE
- a CDS encoding Zn-ribbon domain-containing OB-fold protein, yielding MPEVLKAPLVVEFPFTRSLGPVQSAFLTGLRERVVFGVRTGDGRVLVPPVEYDPVTSEELSELVEVAATGTVTTWAWNHEPRRGQPLDRPFAWVLVRLDGADTALLHALDAPGGPDSVHTGMRVRVRWAAERSGGITDLACFEPHDDGISELTGSDGRFEDLVTGIVVPARLDYTYSPGRAQTAYIQALAERRVVGERCPSCRKVYVPPRGACPTCGVATSERVEVGPRGTVTTYCIVNIKAKNLDIEVPYVYAHIALDGADLALHGRIGGIPYDQVRMGLRVEPVWADGGGHPDHYRPTGEPDADYETYKELV
- a CDS encoding thiolase domain-containing protein, with the translated sequence MQRPAPRSAPGPLRDIAVVAFAQTDHRRTSDELSEVEMLMPVLHQVLAQTGLKTSDIGFTCSGSTDYLAGRAFSFTMALDGVGAWPPISESHVEMDGAWALYEAWTKLLTGDADTALVYAYGKSSPGSIRDVLTRQLDPYYVAPLWPDSVALAALQAQALIDAGDTDEPALAAVATRSRTAATDNSHAQLRGSVPRGEYAVRPLRTGDCPPIGDGAAAVILAAGERARELCERPAWIRGIDHRIEAHGLGVRDLTDSPSTRLAAERAGLFERPVDTAELHAPFSSQEVVLRKALRLGDGVDVNPSGGALAANPVMAAGLIRIGEAADRIRRGHSDRALAHATSGPCLQQNLVAVLEGDPR
- a CDS encoding thiolase domain-containing protein produces the protein MAVVGIGQTKHVAARRDVSIAGLVREAAQRALADAELTWADIDAVVIGKAPDFFEGVMMPELYLADALGAVGKPMLRVHTAGSVGGSTALVATNLVAGRVHGTVLTLAYEKQSESNAMWGLSLPIPFQQPLLAGAGGFFAPHVRAYMRRTGAPDTVGSLVAYKDRRNALKNPYAHLHEHDITLEKVQASPMLWDPIRYSETCPSSDGACAMVLTDRAGAARSPRPAAWMHGGAMRSEPTLFAGKDFVSPQAGKDCAADVYRQAGIADPRRDIDAVEMYVPFSWYEPMWLENLGFADEGEGWKLTESGVTELDGDLPVNMSGGVLSTNPIGASGMIRFAEAALQVRGQAGEHQVEGARRVLGHAYGGGSQFFSMWLVGAEPPTS
- a CDS encoding DUF397 domain-containing protein; this translates as MAESTIQQHPLAGWDKPELDLSSADWHSSSRGQGDVQIAFVEGFIAMRNSGRPESPSLIFTPAEWGAFVSGAREGEFDLT
- a CDS encoding ATP-binding protein, coding for MRSSRTLFEREMELAAVDEALAELTGLRTASASELGADPLGLRTIATEVPTATPGPDQSHHTAPEPHREDTEQRPSKPHRKTVRPHWKPTRQRAATSREAATTGGEAAPGADGTRHEGATVRARGGMLAFAGRAGIGKTRLLAEVRRRAEAKGCTVLSARGGEQEQRVAFHVARQLLQPHLAGVPEPELRTSLGSWYAIVGPALGLCAATDGPPPDQQGLRDGLDWVLTHLAVRRAPMVLVLDDAHWADPESLRWLAAFAPRAEQLPLLLVVAYRPDELPDHAEAFRGLPGRAGGRPLDLEPLSADGVARLVREALGTRADDAFCRECWAVTAGNPFETVELTAKVRDRGLAPTEPGAHLLRDLAAAVKGSGLVARLERLGTSTVRFAWACALLGTEISPTLAAAVAGLGSEEAADAADTLRDARILTGAATGEGALEFVHPLIATAVYRAIPGSFRVALHGQAAWCVIDAGLGPSAAARHLMETHPDGDTWVVRQLRAAARETLRAGAPDAARRHLARALREPPPLAERAAVLYELGCASLLTEPATTVNHLRAALQEPIDDPGLRHNIVYRLSQVLAHSDRLGEASDTLAREIRVTGDVRVRLRMQSEQFMWDAFRADEPESPARSRRLARLADRLTGRDLTERYVIGLRAWDATLRGEPAHIAVHHAERALAGGFGWAEADRGFEVPVLVALAFMYADRPGRTEELFAAGIADFERQGWHGAHLSFGYTLLAYVRFRRGRLAEAEDFVRAGLGLAERVGPGTPAHWYAVGILVEVLLARGRLTEATQLAEGHAFREPFPAAVVFPDAQTVYGELLLARGLAKDAAAELAAAGRRLDPRGMRNPAWCPWQLHLARAESHDAPERAVATAAEAVRRARQYGAPSAVGQALRAAADVSSGLARVNLLEESVGHLERSPAAYELACALVALGAELRRGSRPGEAAEHLYRGLDTAVQCGADGLVEEARDELAAAGLRPHRLHSAETDALTARECAVAELTTRGLTTAAIAERLHTQETAVVRLLSAVYRKVGTERTGLGAALGTARRESPGAPHRAQSQVRPVRGSTPGTPRART